The Pyrus communis chromosome 5, drPyrComm1.1, whole genome shotgun sequence region cgaatgaatgaagaaaattagaaacgttgaatgcaagagtcttcttcgagcgtttgaatcaaactctcaataAAAGCATCattttgtggatgcaaatttccaccatcTCTTCCTTTGACGAAGATGCACTTGCAAAATAATTAGGGTGGTTCTATATAGGACCCCAAACCGAAAATGGGATCCCGCATCCCAAACCGAAAATTTTCAAGACTAGAATTTGAAGGCCAATCGtaaaccgaaatttcggtattCCCAATTTTAGGATTCTCGAAATGTTTTCAGTATTTCGGGATGGATCGAGATTGGATTTTCGATTTTGGGGTTTTAGGTTTTTGGGctgaaatttgagatttttgggcTGTGGACTAAAATTTGGGCTTTTGGcctaaaaaaaatttccccaATTTCATATGAACTGAAATTTTCGCTTTTTACCTCatatcaatttgaaatttcatgCCAATTCATTCGTACCAAGTCAAATCGATGTTCCAAAGTTCCAAACTACTTAATTTCATACTTCTATTTCTAATATAGTTTACTATCAAACTACCTAAATTCAACATTCAATATGCATGCaaccaaaattattttttttttccttgtcgGTTCGGGATCCCCGAACCATTGAACATGTAATCCCGATTCCCGTACCAAAAGGTTCAGGATCGGTTCGGTATGGATCCCAAAAATTTCGATATTATCGATTTGAGAatttttcggtatgggatcaggaatttttttgtttagtttggaATTTTCGGAAAAAGATTATAGccctaaaaataataattcctTTGATTATGGCCAAAAGCCTCATGTGCCCATGATGAATGAAggggctttggccaaagaatcttcgatgtcaaagttagaattctaaaAAGAATATATTTTGGAGTTTGTGGATAGCAAATGGCTTAATATTTTAGTAGGATGAGAGGAGTATTTATAGAAGGGTGGATGGTCCTTAGGGAGTGGGTAGCGGCCCGCCTTGTATGGTCGTGATGggagaataattgcaagatattatgtgaaataatatcttgcaattaatagggcaattattcctaaattaaatatgaagttttgggagttactttttgaataaaatcaataaggGATTGATGAGAGCAATACTAAATAAATTTCATATTGATcactttgactcttccttgattcaGCTGTTATTGTTAGTTGCATGTGCATAGGGAATCCCAGTATACCTCGAGGTAATCTCatctttttatccaaaaatccacatgttgccttcatagtttttttttaattattttttgctccacatgCATGAGTTTGAATCTTGACCTCCGCCACGAGGAGGGAATCAGGTCACTGCCTTGGCAGGAAAGATCAAGGCAAGTGGAAAATATTGAGTGAAACATTTACAAAACGTCAAATTTTGATCGTCATCCTTATTGCGATCAATCCCTCTCCCCCCAGCACAACCTCTCAACCTATAGCGGCGCGTCTAATGTATTCCAGTAGCGAATCTTTCTATCGTACAACTAACGACTAATTACATATTCAAAATTAGTCTAATAAGTTTAGGTAACTCTGATGATACTTCCCTCCTTGTCCTTGCCCTAAAAGAGCAAATATGTGTGgcataacaatatttttatcatGTAGTCCAAATAAATATTGGTTGATCACAAGTTATCACGAGAAGGAGAAGACATTTGAAGCGATAGCTAAATGTTAGCCTCACTATAATGCAATCATTTTTGCACTCACTATCCAGTTCCGACATAACAAAAATTatctaaaagaaaaacaaaatcgcAATGATGGTCAAGAAATCAGATGCACGAGTTGATGtaacaaaataacaaacaaGGGACATGTTTCATCCCTAAACCCTACACCCTAAACCTGAAACCCTAAACCCGACACCCAAAAACCCCAAACTCCAAACCCCAAACTCCAAACCCCAAACCTCGAACCCTAAACCCCGAACCTCAAATCCCTGAATCCCAAACCCTAAACCTGACACCCTaaaacccaaaccctaaactcgaaacccaaaaccccaaacTAGAAACACAAAACCCCAAACCCCAAAACATGCCACCCAAAACAGGCAATCAAACTTTGTTTGGACTTCAAAATAGACCACCCAACTTCTTTCCACGTTTGAATAAGGGTCAGCTCCAAAAATGCAAGTTTTCACTTTCTTTGCCTTAAAATTGATCCTTAAGTACATGTacctgcacactaacacaaaataaggtaaaaCGCAAccaatttaactcaaaaacatcacaaagagacTAGAAATGATTGttataaatgtatgaaatatatgagttatcgTTCAACTTTCTTCAGCACATGGTTCAATATTCTAATGGATATGATGTTAGATTTCTATATATGCATCATGTGTCTCAACTCCCACCTCTCTTGTATTATTATAAGagtttgggtaaagtacaaaaaactacctcaactattggtgtcacgacactttcatacctcatttttttaaattgacaatgtcatacctcatctttagaatttggtccaatgttataccttctgttacttgaccatttatttttcagttaaatgctaacgtggcttGATTTGGGGctcactttctattaaaaaattattaaaatattattaaaaactaaaaaaaaaaatatttaatattttttaaaatattaaaaaaaaagtaaaaaaaaaaaaaaaaaaaaaaaaacccttattaaaccacccccccccccccccccccccccaacaagaagaggaaggaggaggaggaggaggaagaagaagaagaagaagaagaagaagaagaaggaggtcACAAAGGTTTCCCAATTCCACCTCAATGGGATCTAGGTTTTTgttttcctccttcttcctccttcttcttttgtagttttggtttttttttttttcttcttcttattcttcctcctccttcccttcttcttcttcttcttcttctttcttctgggttgcagatttggttttttttttttttttccttcttcttcctcctttttttctgggttgcaggaaggGGACTAGAagggagaagaagatgaagatgggggagaagagagaagaggggCCGCTGAGGGGGGCGGGGGAAGGGTACAAACAGAaggtgtttattttttttttaattattattttaatatttaaaaattattaaatgattttctttagtttttaataatatttaataattttttaatagaaagtgggacCCGGATCaaaccacgtcagcatttaattgaaaagtaaacggccaagtaacAGAAGgcataacattggaccaaattctaaagataagatatgacattgtcaattttaaaatataaggtatgaaagtttcGTGACATCAATAATTGAGGTAATTTTACCCTAAGAGTTTCGAACCCTCCCTATCTcattaataataacaataataaataaaggaaACATGCAGCTTTCTATTGAATGGGTTTGGCTTCCATGCATGTTCGTTTTTATTCTTGTTTATGCATGAGTTTAAATCTTTGAGCGTAGCCACGAGGAGAGAATCAGGTCACTGCCTTGGCAAGAACAATCAAGGCAAGTGAAAAGATTGAGTGAAACATTCACAAAACGTCAAATTTTGATCGTCACCTTATCGCGATCAATCCCTCTCCCTCCAACACCACCACTCAACCTCTAGCGGCGCGTCTAATGCATTCCAAAAGCAGAAGCTGGAGTTGATGTCACCGGATAACAAACAAGGGACATGTTCCATCCCGAAAATGAAATACATACCAATAAATGACAACAGATAAACAAAATAGACATACATTTACAGGCACCTCAACTTTTGAAGGGTCTAATAGAAAATACAGTACAGAAGAAGGTTTTCTAGTTGGTGTACGGACGAGCGAATAGAAAAGGTGTCCTTAGAATCCAATATAGACCATCAATACACAAATCCGGCTAATTTCTAAATGCGACCATCCCACAAGCACTCAGAGCAAACTTTGCCACCCTTCAAAAGATTCTCCACTTCTTTAGGAGGGTTCATTCCTAGACTGCAAGCCCGCTCCAACCGTGCAAGTCTGGTCATCCCAAGGCACGGTCCATATGCCATGTTCATATCAAATTGCCACAATAGCTCTTCTTGCTCGTCATAATCGACTATCAGTCaggacaaaaaaaattacatttagcCCATCAAAATATATAGAAAAAGCGCCATAGAAGAATCTATCATTACTCAAAACAGATATGGTTTAGGAGTGTATTATATTGTGGTTTCCTTAGCCCTTGATTCCATAGTAGTAAAATTTAAGAATACACAGGAAAACAGATTATTGTTAAACAATGATAAATTAGGGTCTAGGGTATGTATTAGTTCAagacaataaattaaaaattgaactcCTATGTTCCCATAAGAAACAATGAGGACTCCAATATCTGAGGCTACTTTGAAGTTTCAAAACTCCAAGGGTTAAAAGTTAAGGGAAGTTGGATCCTAATACAAAAATTTAGGATGCCTTTGGATATGGATCTTTGTCCAGTTCCCTTTAAATTTTTAGCTACGTAAGGTTCATTATCTACTAGTGCCTATCTATGCCCCCTTGAGTTAAATAATGGAAACAAGTCCAAACTCTCAAGTTTTACACATTCTTTGCTCTATTTTGAATGTTTAAACACCTTAAATCtacccaataaaaaaaaaaaaaaagataaaagtttGCAGGTATCAAATCAAATATGTTATCGCCACATTTGGTACCTAGAAATCAATGCAGTTGAAAGAGTAATGGAACCTAGTCATTAAGgaaagttatcccttccaatcACCAACTCATCTAATTTTCTTCAAATCCCTTCATAATTTCAACATGAACAACCACAACAACAGTTGATCCGAGTTTGCATCTGAGGACAAAAACAACAATGTACTGGAATTTCATGCAACTACAAAAATCTCGTTACAatggaaattagggtttcaaaACTACTGTAAACACAGAACACGTAAATTAAAACAACACAAGTATTACTTTTTGGATctataaattttaatgaaaatccAAGTCCACTAAATTTTTTCAATGCAAAAAGGGTTGGGACGCCCAACAACGGAAGATTAGAAGGAATTTGGCAACGGAGTGGATACAATACATCGCAAGGAAATGAGCAGTGAAAACCAAAACAAGTACTCACAAAACAAGAGTAATCTACGAAAAATTAAAAGCAAGAGGAGAGACGGACCTTTGAGGTCTGGAGAGCCGTGTGAAAATACATCTGAGCCGAAAGAGACAGCAGTAGCTTTTGGGTGAGCGGCCGATTGGGATTTTTTCGTCTTAGAGGTACCACCAATGCTACTGCTTTTCCTTTGCCTGTAGAAACGCTTCATATTCTCTgcttttggatttgattttgaCGCCATCCCTAACCCcgctctatctctctctctctctctctctctgaacttttgaattttgaattcctTTCTtcttagaaaaaataaatagacgCCCAGTACGTATTTATTGgaaatttctttttccttaaGAGGTCCTCTCAGAACTAAATATTTTGTTTCTAGCCCcaatatatttacatttttattttccatcCCAATAATGTAATGGGTTTTTTAGCCaatccctgagatttgcataatacATCATTTTAGTCcctaagattgaaaatcaataaaaattgtCCTTGAAATTGTcaaccatccattattttggtcattccgttaaaaactctgttGAGCTATTGgccgaaagtttgggcaattttcaaagcttcgtaactcaatcgtttcttaaccaaattcaacccataatatatcaaaatgaagataggaaagtgcagaacaagattataccatttGAAAGCCCAGTGTTTGCCGGAAAAgaccggaaaatagcctgaaaggtgaccgGTCCGcggaaaaattggaaaactcgccagaaactgggtaaactttaaacg contains the following coding sequences:
- the LOC137734927 gene encoding uncharacterized protein; translation: MASKSNPKAENMKRFYRQRKSSSIGGTSKTKKSQSAAHPKATAVSFGSDVFSHGSPDLKVDYDEQEELLWQFDMNMAYGPCLGMTRLARLERACSLGMNPPKEVENLLKGGKVCSECLWDGRI